Part of the Arvicanthis niloticus isolate mArvNil1 chromosome 3, mArvNil1.pat.X, whole genome shotgun sequence genome is shown below.
AGAAGAGGTTAACAGCACACATAGTATAGGATGCTGAACTCCCCGTGGTGGCAAACATGATCGAGCTCAGCACTGTCTAGGTTGGACTTTTAGCAAGTTAGTGCCTGTCCCTCAATACTGTGTGGGCCAGTGACTACAGACCTTCAGATGAGAACTCTGTATAACACCTCCAAACAGAccgggggtggtgggggggaatcAAGAAAACCACATGTTCATACAATCTGATCACATCAGTAACCGTGGAATCCTAGAGAGCTTCATAGAGTATACACATCTAGATTTCCTTagtgttttctcaaagaacaccAGAACCCTTCACTTTGCAGGATTTCTCTCCTCAAGATTATCACAGTTGAACAAGACACATCTCAACGAGAGAAAAGGAGTGTGGAACAGGAGCTCTCAGGCCAGATCCCTGCCACTGATTCACTGTTTGCATGGAGGCAATAACCCTAGGAAAACCTCACACCCCTATCTCAGCCAAACAGATGGGACTGGTGTTTACTGCCTGACTCTGGTTCTTTGTGGCAATGACATGGGGGAGACGGGCAAATGGGAGGAAAGTTGTATGAGTCAAGGGAAAGCTATTATCAGACTGTGGCTGTTTCCAACCTCAGCATAGTCCCTCCTGGGTGCTAATACTTTCTGCATGAGACGCAGCCAGAGAACTGGCTTCCAACAAATACTTTCCTGCTTTCTGCTAGTTTAAAGCCCTCAGAACCActgctttttgggtttttttttttctttcttcatcttacAAACAAGGAAGAAGACAATAAGAGTTTAAACAGCAAGGTCATGTGATATGAGAAGAGCTGAATCAAAATGGAAACTTTCTCTGAACTCAAGCCTGATATATACCTACCACTTTGCCCTGTCTCTTCAAGGGAGGCTGGAGATTTCTATTCTTAGTCTAGAAAGAGCTCTCCTTACACCTACCCTCTGGGAGCACAGTCTTATCCAGATGTTAATTCTATTGTTCACTGGCTTTGGGCAGGAGCTCTCAGAGCATTTTTGGCCCTTTTCTTGCCTGTATTTGCATCTCTATATCCCACAAAGCTCACCGACTTTCCACTGTAGCTGAGAACAAACCTCCATTAACTTGCTTGTTGGCTGAAGCTTGGGGCTCCAGATTCTTGCCAGTCTTGTTACTTGTGGCCAGGGGCCCTACTTCTTAACTAAGGATGACAAGGCCCCAGGAGGACTCCAGTGACTGTGGGGTCTAGGGTTGGTGGGTAGAAACACACAGACTTGACTCTTTGTGGGCTTCTATTCTCTGAAGAATAGAAAGCATTATAGCTGTGCCAAGGATTTGGGCAATGGGTTTGTATTTGCCAACTGCATCTCACAGTCTGAGGCATCTCTTGCCCAAAGCCCTTTGCAGAGGGCTGTATACAATGTTTCAACAAAATAGGGATGACCTTGAAAGTCAGaactggggaaagggaagagaaaaatcatGGAACACACTCTAGACGTAAGCCTTGTTGCCTAAACTCTTCTTCTCAAACTTTTGCTTGAGCTCTGACACCAAAGAAGACTGAACAGGGCCTCCCAGGGGCTTGGGAGTGGGTAACTGCTGGGATGGCTGTGGGGTGAGGGATCCAGAGACAGTAGGCACTGTCTGTTGGACCACCATACTGGATGCCATTTTGGGAGGTGGCGGGAGAGCTGGAGCTCTTGGGGGAACCATGACTCCCACGCTGCTGTTATTGCAGTTCTCGTTGGGAGGATCCTCTTTGAGTATAAACTTGCTAGCAGCCTTGGCCCTCTTGAATTTGAGCCACTCTATTCGAACTGTGTGGGGTGCAGGGCTGGGCCTTCTACGGAGCACACGCCGCACAGGCAGGACCTTGTTAGACCTCTTGTTACGCCAGAAGGTGGCTGTGGAGATGAGGACAGTTATGGCCACAACAATGGCCATCACACCAGCCAGTACACCCACAGCCTTCATGGGATTGTCCTTGGTCTGAATCAGGAAGGCAGCCATGGAGCCTCTGGACAGCCTCTGGAAGAGAAAGCCACCCCTTGTATTCAACTGCTTCATCTTATACCCCGGAGAACAGTGGTTGTGTGAGCTTCCCTAAACCTGACAGGTTTAGCATCCTGCCCCAAGGCACCCCTTTGAGAACCTCAGGCAAACTAAACCACAACTGACCACAATAACCTCCTTCAGATTCCAAACTCCTACTTTCATGGAGTGTTCTCTTTAAGTAGCAGAATATTGCTTGTCTTTGATTACAAGGAGACTCAAACCCAAATGAACCAAGGACCTCATATGTAACAAATTCCTGCCAAACACTGAGCTGAGGACTGACCATAATGAATGATTTTACTTCTACCTTTCAACATGGGAAAGGTAATGGAGGCTTAGATAGCCCAGAGTCATACCACTAGTTAATACTGTAACCAGAATTTCAACTTGATTCCCAAGCCTATGGGTTTGATTTCACAGAAAGTCCTTGATAGAACTAAGTATCCTGCAGAAGTTGTTCTCTGCCCCCCTTGCCTGACCACAGCGTCATATTCACCTCTGTGTCTGTAATGTCGATCTTGAGTAAGGCTGTTGTGCTGAAAGATGGAGAGCCTCGGTCCTTGGCCTGCACCTGCAAGGACCATGAGTAGTCCCCGCTGGGTGTGATGTTGCGTAGGGCCTCCAAGGAGCGGATGGAATTCTTGAGCCTGATCTCCCCCGTGTGTTCATCAATGTCAAACACGTTGACTGGCTCCGCATGGGTAATGGAGTAGTCTACTAAGTTGTTTGGCTCCTCTGCATCCTGATCTGTGGcctgagagagaaacagaggagggagGATACTTGGAAAGATATTTGTGCACATTGGCTAAATCAGTATACATAGTGAGGCTTTCTCGGTTAACGGGAAAGGATTCAGGTGCTATTTGCAGTagatagagatggagaaggagaaagcatGTGCTACTCTGAGACATAGTCCATGTGAGGCCCTACTCTGTGTTGTGTGGCTTCACTCCCAGAATAAGTCTGTGGAGTGGGTGTTGGCAGCTCATTGTATATGCAAGAATGAAAGCTTGGATGCCAAGTGGCTGGTCCACGATGAGGTGGAAGTGGAAGATCTGTCATTCAAAGCAAGTCTGCTGGAATTCAGAAAGCATGCCTTTTCTGCATTGAGAAGATAGTGTACTGTGGGAATACTTTGAAGGCAAGCAGATAAGTTCCATTAATTCAGGAAAGCCCAACACTCAAGCCCTCTGAACCTCAGGTGATGTCTGTGTTCTTAGAGTTTTCTAGTTAGGGTGGAAAAGAGGCCGTGTAAAATGTCATGCAGTCTATTGCCCTTAGCAGGATATGTTGAAGCTAGATTCTTATGGCCCAGGCAGGGGTGCTCAGATGCCTCTAATACCTACCTCAATTTTCAGTGGGGTCCCCAGCACCATTATCTTCTCCTGGACACTCTGTACAAACTGGGGGTAGTGGTCATTGACATCCAACAGAGTGACAAACACCTCAGCCAGGCTGTACCTCCCATCCATGTCTTCTGCTTTCACATAAAAGTTGTACCTCGAAGTGCTCTCAGCATCCAGGCTAGCCCAGGGCTGAGTGTAGATAAGCCCAGTGGATGGATGAATCAAGAACCTATCAGAtatggaaaggagaagacatggGAACTCATGCACACTTGTGCATTCATGTTcacacctctacacacatgccccccaccacaaatacacacacatacatacatacacacacacatacacacacacatacatacacacacacagaaacacacacacacacacacacacacacacacacacacacacacacacacacacacgaatgcctGCAGTAGTAAGATGTATCCAAAAGTTCTCATTGAAACATTGGGCAACTTCTCCAAGGATCCTACCTGCCCCACCTGCTCCTCTCCATCCTTAGGATCTGACTCTAGGAGGTAGATCTAGGTGTTGACTATTGAGGGCAACAACCCAAACCTAAACCTCAGCCTGTACTCCTTAACCATGACCTTACACCACTCCCCAAGTCCCAGGCTATCCCTGATCACCTGTCTTCTGAGGCTTCTACATATACTCCATCCTTCCATGTTATCTCAGAATCTCCatggcttccttctttccttgccCCTGTATCCTATACTCTTGGATGCTTACCTCCCTAGTTTAGCTCCTATTCTTCTCCAGGTCATTCCTGCCATAAGCAAAGACTCCCTTCACCCAAAAGCCTCATTAAACTCCTTGCCTGCAGTTTTGTCTGGGATTCTAGATCTACTTACAGGTCTGACCCGGTCCCATAGATGGAATACTGGACTTTTCCCCATGGTCCTGTATCTGGATCCATAGCCTGGAAGACAAAAAGCCCCTAATGACTTGGCACTGCAGTGAGGCAAGTGGTAATTTCTGTAGCTGACGGCAGCTTGCAATGGAAAGCTGGCAGAGCCTGGGGTATATCCAGCAGGGGAGGAAGTAGACTGAAGTCTGCTCTGTGCCCTAGTTTTCTTCAGGAAGGTATTAGATGAAATGTGAGAGAACCCAAGAGGTTCATATCCAGAAGATTgttattcttctttcataaatgatgagggatgagggatgggcTTCAGGCCTTGTGCTTGGGGTTTGCACATACTTCCTCAGTATCACTAGCCATCATAGAAGCCTGGCTGCTTCTGTAACTCATGGCAAACGTGAAGATGTGCTCCTTTGTGAATAGATTATGAGACTGTACCTTCTGCCATGGCACAAGACCCTTCCCTCATCTGGCCCCTGCTACATAAGAAGTGAGGAAGACACAGACTATCAGTAGACGAAGAATCAGAGATGAAGAGGAGGTGAGGAGCCTGCTCAAGATCACACCTAATGGTTGTAAACCTTGGGAGCCAGCCCCCAACCTACTGTGACAGCCACCACGTTGGAGCCCCCTGGAGCATTCTCTGGGATCCTGGCAATGTAGTAGTGTGACGTGAACTTGGGGACATTATCATTGGTGTCCAGAAGCTGGATCACAATGTCTGCTGTAGAACTGAACTTCTCCGGGGTGTTCACTTCAATGGCCAGGAGCTGGAGAAAGATTCAAAAACACACATGTCTGGGTGGGCAGTCACCACTCCACACCAGGAGTTCCCTGCTACCTGTTACCTCGTGACCATGCGTTCAGCATCTGCTCATCTTTCCATCTTTGTCGCTTTtgtgttgtttattattatttttattgagtcagggtcttactatatactCCAGCCTGAAATTTACAGTCCTTATTTCTCAGactcctaagtgctaagattgcaggcacatgccaccatacccaatgtgcaatgttttctttttttggtctctGGTGGGCTATCTCTGCCACCATCTTCACAGTCTTCTGGCTCCTGGTGGGCTATCCCTGTCACCATATTCACAGTCTTCTGGCTCTTGGTAGGCTATCCTTGCCAATATCTCTACAGTCTTGCATCATCCTTCCTTTGACAGTCTCAATGCTAGTGTTCTTATCACTCCCATTTGTATTTAGGCCTGGTGTTGCTACTATTTTCTTGATCTACAGAACTACATATTCCTTTGTAATTCAAATTCCAGAAATCAACTGTTCTCATGAATTTCTCCAGATATAAACCAGTATGGTTTTATCATGTTTTCTCACCAAAGGAAATTCTAGGTAAGAGTTAATGTGGCTTGACTAGCCACGGTAGCACATGCCTATTATCTCAGGAGTCAAGAGgcggaagcaggaggattgtgagttcgaggtcagacTGGGCtgtacagtgagctccaggtcagcctcGGCTATATGACAAAGCTCtgtcagaaaaacaacaacagcaacagcaacaagaaaacaaaaacaaaaaaacaaaaacacccataaGCAAAACCAGCAAGGAAAAAGCATGAGTTAACTGGATGGCATTAAAGTCTTAAGTAACTTAGGGAGGATTTGCATTTTTTCAGGCCAGAACCAGCTTTCTATCCGTGGCTTCCTTAGGTTCCTCTGTGAAAGCTTGCATTTTTGATTAAGTGTTGCATAGTTCTCGTTAGGGTTATTCTTGGGAATGTTGTATTAGTTCCTTCTGCAGAAGTGTCTTTTACCCCATTATATTCACAtttcctgccccctcctctcaCTCCACTCCCCCTCCTCTTACTTCCCCTCACTCCCCATCTCCTCCTTTTACTCTGTCAGGAAACCGGCTAGGCTTAGAGAGAGCTCCGACTGTGCTGTGATTTTGCTTTATTTAGGAGTCGTTCAATTGATTCTCTTAGATTTTCCTAAGAAAACAGTTATGTGATTTCTAGAAGACAATAATACTCCTTTCATCTCGTCCTTTCTAACATTTGCAGCTCTTATTTCCTCTGTCTGAAAATGATGTCATTCTGAACATGCAGCTAAATCACCTTTGTGACAGCAGTCATTTATGTTTATTCCCAACTTCAGACAAAGCTTTTAGCATCTCACTATTTACCCTGATTTTGGCTATATACCCTATGAGTATGTAGAGTTTTAAGTAAATAATATTATTGAAgtacttatttttccttttcattattaCTTCCGAGTTAATATGTGATAGGCATTATTGATGTATATCTATAGTTTTGCATAATTATTAATGACATCAAAGGAGTATACTTCCCTACTTCTGTTCAGGTTGTTACTGGAACTGATGACAAATGCAATGGCACATGAGAAACCCTGTGTTTTGTAGTCACACAGTTTCTCTCCATCTATCATCATGGCACACTATACTGGTAGTGTGCCCTTGACTCCCCAGTCCTTGCATTCCTAAGCCAGTGGTGATTTAGAAGCTGGCACCTCAGTAAGGACAAAGTCATGAGCATTTTGCAGAAGCTGGGTGTGGGGATATCTTCACCCCCACCCTCAACCTACCTCCTATTGTTCACATGTCCAAAGGATGGTCAGAGACTCTGGGGGACTGGTAAAGTAGAACTATTCAGGGATGGATATGACAATGGTACCTCACTTTGAATTCAGACAGTGGTGTGAGCTAGCCCTCTCCAAGCCCACCTTCCCATTCAGGGCAGTGCGAAGCATAACCAACCTTGAAGGTTAACAGCTTAGACTTTTCAAAGTCAATGGCAGCTGAGTTTTCCACTATGATCGTCACTTGGGCTTCATTCAGGACTGTCTGTGGCACCACTCGGAAGATGCCTCCAGGTCCCACCAGCCGTAAATTGAATTTGGCATTGGCTCCCTGGGCAATAGGGTTTGAAGAGAGGAAATAGAAGATAAAGGAGAATAGACATGTGCTATAGAATTGTGCTGGGTGTAAAGCCCCTAAGTGCCCTTTAGCCTAAGCAGTGTGTAATCTTTCTTTGTAAAGGTGAGTTGATGAAGGGTCTGACATAGCAGGGCATAAAAATTAAGCAAGGTAAGAAATTAATAAGGCCCAGTTCTGTGCTGAGCACTGGAGGAGGCAGAGACGTTTACAGATAGATGTGCAATGGAAAGGTCAGATGCAGAGAACCTTTTCTTTGACTGGCTTTTACTTTGTAACTGATTATATATGTCTAAGCAAATGGTATGGGATTGATTACCATCCCTTCATTAGTTACACCCCAGTGTTTTATTCATTCTGTGACTTGCCTAGGCTCCCTCACTGCAACCTAGCATGGGACACAGACCCAGTCAATTTCAAGGGTATAAACACACACCTGGTCAGAGTCATTGACAGTGATCTTGAGTCCACGGAGGATCTCTCCCTGGGGTGGATGCTCAAACATTGATAGTTCAAACTTGTTCTGGGGCCCACTCTCTCCATAGAAGGTTGGAGGGTGGTTGTTGAGGTCCACGATCCTGATGGTCACTGGGACTGTGGCCTGAGCAGCTGAGCTTCCTGGAGAGTTGACCTCTGTCACCTAGGATGGGGACAGGTAACTATAGCTGTGTGGCAGGCAGACTATTACTGGTCCTAAGAATTCTGCATCCCGGTGCTCATACCCTTGTAATTCTTCCCTTTAAGTGTGACTTGGCCTGGCAACTTGCTTTTGACTGGCAGCATGATTAGATTACAAGAGATTATAATTCCATTTTGTTAGCAGAGTCTCTTTCCCAAGGCTTTTGTGAAACAGGTAGCTATATGCTAAGGAGGCTATGGATGGGATAAGGAGCTACCTGTACCCCACAGGCAACAGCCATCAAGTAAACAAGTCATACCAAAAACCTAGTGAGCAGAAAGCCAGTCCATGCCCACCTCAGCCTTCAATGAGATCCCAGCCCTGACTATCTATGTCAATGACCTTGGAATCTAAGATCCAGTCAAGCTGGACCTGGACTCTCTACTCCTGCACACTGTTAGATATGAATATATACTGTCTTCAGCCACTAATTTTCAGACGATTTCTCAGGAAGCATTGCCGATATAGGCTATAAAATCAAGACTGAGTGTTCATAGGCAACCCATGAAACTTGTGTCAAATATCCCTTTTTGTGGGCCCTGAGTATTCATAGGTATCCCACGAAACATGTGATGAACATCCCTTTTCTAGGGCCTCCATCCTGTGTTGTATAAGGATATTCTACTTCTAAAAAGATACTCTAAAGCAGTGTTCTTCAACCCTCCtaacgctgcaaccctttaatatacttcctcatgttgtggtgatctcccaaccataaaattattttcactgctacttcctaactgtaattttgctactgttatgaaccataatgtgaATATCTATGGTTTCTGATGGTCTTTTGAGAgctgtgacccacaggctgagaactgctacTCTAAAGTGACCCTTCCAAACCCCCACGCCACACCTGTCTGTAGCCTACTTCTTCTCAGCAGCCTCTGCATGCCGTCCCTCCATCCTACCCAATTCagtcctcccccatccccatatAGAGTTTTCACACAGGCTTCCACACTGCATCCGGTACTACCACCTTAGCTTCAGAGGGCTCAGCACCCTAGGTTTTGTGACTCAGTTCTTGGCAAGTTCTCACTGACTTCTTCAGTCCCTGATGTTTCCTCCACCTGTCCCCACATTCTCCTTTTGCTTAGCCTCTGATTCTCTGCAGATGTGGATTTTGCCAACAGCTCCTCTCTTGATACAACCATCCTCTTGGAGGGAATATCTCGTTCCCTCCACGCCTGTCCTACTTTTGCTTCGGTTGCTGTCAAAGAACACTCTGGCTAAAAGAAACTTGGGAGAGAAAGAGGTTTGTTTCTGCTCACTGTTTCAGGAACTGTTAATCATGGTCGAGAAGTTCCAGAAGTAGGAGCTTATGGTAGCTGGTTATATCCTGTTCACAGTCAAGAGCCTGAGGAATGTGCATGGAATGTGCTTAAGGCTCGTGTTGCTGGCATgctcctgcttagagcacatcTAGCTTTCTCTCCTTGAACTGAGCCTGGGCCAAGCCCATGACATGATGCTCCTTCTGCATTCTCAGTAACCCTGCTTATACTCATGTTCCTCTCTTACAAGTGTTTCCCGCAGCCTGATGCAGGTGCTCTTTGGAAGAACATTTCAATCCCTCCCCTTGGCACTCATCACATTTGCTGCTCTCTAGGACTGAATGGAGAGTGGATGGGACAAGCCAAACTAGTGGAGTGTCACCTGTACATGAAGCTCATAAACCTCTCTTCGGAGCTGGGCAGGGCTCTGAAGGACGGAGATGGCTCCAGATGTCTCATTGATTTCAAAGATTCCATCACTCTCTGTCACAGAAAAATGTCCTTCAGTTTAGCATAACATCATAGGCAGAGGAGTCATACCACCTATTCCTCTGATATCTCATGGGAGAGGAGGGGCTTCTCATAGTCTGTAATACTGTCAACCATTATGTGTCTTGCCAATGAGGAAACTGAGCTTCAGAGAGGCCAAGTAACTTGTTTAAGGTCCTTCAGCCAGTACAGAAGTACAGATCTGGATtcgaactttttttttttactgctctCAGGATCTATCTCATGTCCCTTTTCTtatacagttgtgtgtgtgtgtgtgtgtgtgtgtgtgtgtgtgtgtgtgtgtgtgtgtgtataagaaaaAGGGAACCAGAAGACCTAAACAATGAAGGACATAAGAAAAGGAAGATGGTGATGAAAAGGGagtggaaggaggggagagaagacagaaagcagctTGAAGAAGGTGCAGGAGATGGAGGGTGTGATGGAGAGGTGAGGACGGGGCACGGGGTGAGTGGACTGTAACTGGGAGATGGTTTCAGAGGTAGGAGTGAGAGAAGACACCTGGAAAAGGGGCCCATGCGTGGGTGATTTCTGCGTGGTCACAGGCATGTTTTGATTTGAACTCCTGTGTACCAGTGTGTCTTAGGGAAACTACAGCTGTAAATGCAGTTAGGATCTGACCTGATCTCCTGAAGGGTTTTGAAGCTCACCCCAGAGACATTGTTGGTGTTTGGCAACAGTCCAGGTATATTAAGAGAACATTTCAGACTCATCTGACTTAGTAAAATTACAAAATAGTCAATACTTATTAGCCCCTCTGAACCTCAGTTTTCAACACACAGGCTTGGTACTGTGGAAATGCCACAACATCATTGTATCTAAGGCATCCGATTATCTGCCCCATCAAAAAGAGTGAGAACAAAACACATCAATTCTGAAAGTGCGAGAAATGTTACTACGCATGCCATTGGTAACTATGTCCAGGGCAAAGAGAATGCATATGGCTCTTAGGAGCCTGTGGTGCTCTCTCTCATTGCATGGAATGACAAGCAGGGATAGAGCAAAGTTGTCATCTGAAGGGACTAGTCCCATCCCCTGCCCCAGCTTCCTGTCATTCTGCTCTCGTAAGTGAGGAAGCAAGAATCCAATTGTCTAGAACAGAGCTGTGGCACAGTTACCCTCACTTACCGTTCAGGAGCCTGTAAAGGATGTGGTTGGGTTTGCCTCGATCTCCATCTATGGCAACCACCGTCAGCACCTCCGAGCCCTTGGAGAACAGAAACCACTGTCTAAGGCTGATGGTGAGGTGGGTGCCTCCCCTAACCCAATGCTGCCCCTTCAAGGACAGGAGGTATCGTCCCACCCAGGAAAAAAGCTAGTCTTTGAGTGGCTCCATAAGGTGACCCTGCTGTGTCCTGCTTAGGGCTCTCTGCATCTGGCCTCCCAGGGCTGAAAGAACCACCTGAGTGAACTTCACTACTCCCTGCCCCCAGAATCAAACCATGAGTTTCCAGAAACTGTTGGCCTCCTAACTAACTTCTAGCCATCTGCTCTGAGGGGAGACTGGTGGTGAGCCCAGTCATCCTCAGGGTAATCCCAGGGAGTCACACAAGAAACAACTAGCTAAGAGATGCATCCACTCACCGGGAGGGTGTCCTCGTACACATAACCATAGTAGGGTGTACCCACGAAGATAGGGGCCATGTCCTGAACATCTTCCACATTGATGGTGACAGTGGTGGTAGTTGAGAACACTACGTCAGCCCCTCGAAGCCTGCCCCCACCATCCTGGGGAAGAATTGgtccagagaaggaggatgaaAACAAGCTGTCCCCAGGGTGACAGGCTCCACTTGAATGGGACTCCTGCCTCCCCGATTGTGAAGCCAGCTGGACCCTTTCAGTGCCTATTTGTTTTTGGGTCTCTGGAGACCATCTTCCTTTCTCAGTGCTGTTGCCCATGCCAAAGCAATGATGCATGGAAGCTTTAAGCGAGGTGTCTGGCAGGTTTCTTTGGATACAGGATTAATTAACACTCCAGGTACATTAAGTGTAATTAGTGATTAAAAGGAGAAACCAGACTTAAATTCCTACTCCTAGCTGAAAACCAAACCTCAGGCTATTCCTAAGAATTTTCCATATGTCCAGTCTATTCTGGGGACCGTAAGACCCCAGGACTATGACTTGGGCCTTCCTCTGTTTAAGAGTAAGGGAAGTGATAAACTAGCAGGTAGAGTGGTACCCAGCCTCCTGGTACAGACTGTAAGAGGGTGGCCTGCAGAAAAGCAGTGATCTGAAAGGGGGCTGGTGCAGAAGAATCCAACAAACCAAATAGGACAGGGGGTTTTCCTTCTCTCTGGTTCAAGAGGCTTGGCTGAGCATCTGCTAACTCCCAACTTCTTTTGAAGCAACTTCTGTGTGCTTCATAAATTTAATGAGTCTTCATTAAGCTTCAGCAATGGAAACATAAGGAGTCTAAGTTCAGAGAGGGTAGATGGTCACACAGCAAGGAAGAGCAGCATGAGCCAGTCTGGCCAGCAAAGAGAGAAATCGTATAGCTTGTGAGAGAAACACAAATCTCTGTGTCATGGCTACCTCCTCTATGAAGGGACCTAATGTTTAAGTTTCTAAGGAGTTGTATGATAACTCCCAGAAGAAAATGTGGCCTCTCTAGCCTAACACCACCAGCCTTCCTGAAAAACATGTTGAGGCAGAAGAGATTCAAAGCAGTTGCCTCCTGGTCCCCTTTTGCCCACATTATGTCTCCTGCTCTTGAAAATACCCACTCCATCATAGAGCCTCACTGTGCTCCAACCTAGCAAAGGCTGAAGCTACCACTGGAAGTTCCCCTTGTATCTTCCTTTGTTACCTTGGCAACCACAGTGATGAAATGAGCTCTCGACTTCTCATAGTCCAGTGTGGCCCCAGCCTGGAGTCGCAGCACCCCGCTGTGACGGTCTATGGTGAACTTGGAGGAGTGTAGGTTCTGTAAAGTTGGGACCAGCTGAACTCAGGGAGgaaacagaccacatgaagtgcCCTTTCTCTGACCACTGAAGAAGGCATTGGTCTTCCTTGCAGAAACTCTGGCTTCCAGACTTAGATTCTATGTTCAAGACCCCTGTCTGAACTTGAGGTTTTCCTTCACCAGTTTTGCTTAG
Proteins encoded:
- the Cdhr1 gene encoding cadherin-related family member 1 isoform X3, which encodes MALFSLPEDTPVGSHVYTLNGTDPEGDPISYHISFDPSTRSVFSVDPNFGNITLVEELDREREDEIETVISISDGLNLVAEKVVILVTDANDEAPRFIQEPYIIRVPENTPAGSSIFKVHAEDKDTGSGGSVTYFLQLVPTLQNLHSSKFTIDRHSGVLRLQAGATLDYEKSRAHFITVVAKDGGGRLRGADVVFSTTTTVTINVEDVQDMAPIFVGTPYYGYVYEDTLPGSEVLTVVAIDGDRGKPNHILYRLLNESDGIFEINETSGAISVLQSPAQLRREVYELHVQVTEVNSPGSSAAQATVPVTIRIVDLNNHPPTFYGESGPQNKFELSMFEHPPQGEILRGLKITVNDSDQGANAKFNLRLVGPGGIFRVVPQTVLNEAQVTIIVENSAAIDFEKSKLLTFKLLAIEVNTPEKFSSTADIVIQLLDTNDNVPKFTSHYYIARIPENAPGGSNVVAVTAMDPDTGPWGKVQYSIYGTGSDLFLIHPSTGLIYTQPWASLDAESTSRYNFYVKAEDMDGRYSLAEVFVTLLDVNDHYPQFVQSVQEKIMVLGTPLKIEATDQDAEEPNNLVDYSITHAEPVNVFDIDEHTGEIRLKNSIRSLEALRNITPSGDYSWSLQVQAKDRGSPSFSTTALLKIDITDTERLSRGSMAAFLIQTKDNPMKAVGVLAGVMAIVVAITVLISTATFWRNKRSNKVLPVRRVLRRRPSPAPHTVRIEWLKFKRAKAASKFILKEDPPNENCNNSSVGVMVPPRAPALPPPPKMASSMVVQQTVPTVSGSLTPQPSQQLPTPKPLGGPVQSSLVSELKQKFEKKSLGNKAYV
- the Cdhr1 gene encoding cadherin-related family member 1 isoform X1; amino-acid sequence: MRRSPLAALVLGLLHVYLAQANFAPHFFDNGVGSTNGNMALFSLPEDTPVGSHVYTLNGTDPEGDPISYHISFDPSTRSVFSVDPNFGNITLVEELDREREDEIETVISISDGLNLVAEKVVILVTDANDEAPRFIQEPYIIRVPENTPAGSSIFKVHAEDKDTGSGGSVTYFLQNLHSSKFTIDRHSGVLRLQAGATLDYEKSRAHFITVVAKDGGGRLRGADVVFSTTTTVTINVEDVQDMAPIFVGTPYYGYVYEDTLPGSEVLTVVAIDGDRGKPNHILYRLLNESDGIFEINETSGAISVLQSPAQLRREVYELHVQVTEVNSPGSSAAQATVPVTIRIVDLNNHPPTFYGESGPQNKFELSMFEHPPQGEILRGLKITVNDSDQGANAKFNLRLVGPGGIFRVVPQTVLNEAQVTIIVENSAAIDFEKSKLLTFKLLAIEVNTPEKFSSTADIVIQLLDTNDNVPKFTSHYYIARIPENAPGGSNVVAVTAMDPDTGPWGKVQYSIYGTGSDLFLIHPSTGLIYTQPWASLDAESTSRYNFYVKAEDMDGRYSLAEVFVTLLDVNDHYPQFVQSVQEKIMVLGTPLKIEATDQDAEEPNNLVDYSITHAEPVNVFDIDEHTGEIRLKNSIRSLEALRNITPSGDYSWSLQVQAKDRGSPSFSTTALLKIDITDTERLSRGSMAAFLIQTKDNPMKAVGVLAGVMAIVVAITVLISTATFWRNKRSNKVLPVRRVLRRRPSPAPHTVRIEWLKFKRAKAASKFILKEDPPNENCNNSSVGVMVPPRAPALPPPPKMASSMVVQQTVPTVSGSLTPQPSQQLPTPKPLGGPVQSSLVSELKQKFEKKSLGNKAYV
- the Cdhr1 gene encoding cadherin-related family member 1 isoform X4 is translated as MALFSLPEDTPVGSHVYTLNGTDPEGDPISYHISFDPSTRSVFSVDPNFGNITLVEELDREREDEIETVISISDGLNLVAEKVVILVTDANDEAPRFIQEPYIIRVPENTPAGSSIFKVHAEDKDTGSGGSVTYFLQNLHSSKFTIDRHSGVLRLQAGATLDYEKSRAHFITVVAKDGGGRLRGADVVFSTTTTVTINVEDVQDMAPIFVGTPYYGYVYEDTLPGSEVLTVVAIDGDRGKPNHILYRLLNESDGIFEINETSGAISVLQSPAQLRREVYELHVQVTEVNSPGSSAAQATVPVTIRIVDLNNHPPTFYGESGPQNKFELSMFEHPPQGEILRGLKITVNDSDQGANAKFNLRLVGPGGIFRVVPQTVLNEAQVTIIVENSAAIDFEKSKLLTFKLLAIEVNTPEKFSSTADIVIQLLDTNDNVPKFTSHYYIARIPENAPGGSNVVAVTAMDPDTGPWGKVQYSIYGTGSDLFLIHPSTGLIYTQPWASLDAESTSRYNFYVKAEDMDGRYSLAEVFVTLLDVNDHYPQFVQSVQEKIMVLGTPLKIEATDQDAEEPNNLVDYSITHAEPVNVFDIDEHTGEIRLKNSIRSLEALRNITPSGDYSWSLQVQAKDRGSPSFSTTALLKIDITDTERLSRGSMAAFLIQTKDNPMKAVGVLAGVMAIVVAITVLISTATFWRNKRSNKVLPVRRVLRRRPSPAPHTVRIEWLKFKRAKAASKFILKEDPPNENCNNSSVGVMVPPRAPALPPPPKMASSMVVQQTVPTVSGSLTPQPSQQLPTPKPLGGPVQSSLVSELKQKFEKKSLGNKAYV